A region of Paenibacillus thiaminolyticus DNA encodes the following proteins:
- a CDS encoding beta-glucanase/beta-glucan synthetase, with amino-acid sequence MKKAWLFRLVSCLLIVVVLAAGCSNPNPTPNPGESNAAGDGNQNPFEAGNEETVILGGIGHGFVNPDLDENGKMRSLRYDGGELKIPYSVNASGKAKNVGFLVFVDGIPQPYKFNTTDAPYEYMHIFELEEDDKDTPFTFVFTPVTGKKGDTLGISIASMYNPGFIPDMKETSSYGGYHSTLEAGGTLYFNKDADALDPSSIPQYEYASDVRLSTEPVTKELLEVQSGMEAVDMDTLEQRMFSDLYIDGEVKRDNAKVNDSGALHVSFKIFGHPGVRYRNTLFINHQAVTSKDGSSFETELAKGDVAVINMDIDLEKLDDFSTIYVVSVPVNAADFPDDVIVLQKTLSLLLYK; translated from the coding sequence GTGAAAAAAGCATGGCTTTTCAGGTTAGTATCTTGTCTGCTCATCGTCGTCGTGTTGGCAGCAGGCTGCTCCAATCCGAATCCGACTCCAAATCCGGGCGAATCCAATGCCGCCGGCGACGGAAATCAGAATCCGTTTGAAGCGGGTAATGAGGAAACGGTCATTCTGGGCGGTATCGGTCACGGGTTTGTCAATCCGGACTTAGATGAGAACGGAAAAATGCGTTCCTTGCGCTACGATGGCGGTGAGCTAAAAATTCCTTATTCCGTGAACGCTTCGGGAAAAGCCAAAAATGTCGGCTTTCTCGTATTTGTAGACGGGATACCGCAGCCCTATAAATTTAACACAACCGATGCGCCCTATGAATATATGCACATTTTTGAGCTGGAGGAGGATGATAAGGACACGCCGTTCACATTCGTGTTCACCCCGGTCACAGGCAAGAAGGGGGATACCCTGGGCATCAGCATCGCCAGCATGTACAATCCGGGCTTTATCCCGGATATGAAAGAGACAAGCTCGTACGGCGGCTATCACAGTACGTTGGAAGCGGGAGGAACCCTGTATTTTAACAAAGACGCGGATGCTCTTGATCCTTCCTCTATCCCGCAATATGAGTATGCAAGCGATGTCCGCCTGTCGACAGAGCCGGTGACGAAGGAACTGCTGGAAGTGCAAAGCGGCATGGAGGCCGTGGATATGGACACATTGGAGCAGCGCATGTTTAGCGATTTGTATATTGACGGCGAGGTCAAGCGCGACAACGCTAAGGTCAATGACAGCGGAGCCCTTCACGTCAGCTTCAAAATATTCGGCCATCCCGGAGTGCGGTACCGGAACACGTTATTTATCAATCATCAGGCGGTAACAAGCAAGGACGGAAGCTCCTTTGAGACGGAGCTGGCCAAGGGAGATGTGGCGGTAATCAACATGGATATTGATTTGGAAAAGCTGGACGATTTCAGCACGATTTATGTGGTGTCCGTTCCCGTGAATGCGGCCGATTTCCCCGATGATGTGATTGTTTTGCAGAAGACCTTGTCCCTCTTACTATACAAATGA
- a CDS encoding RNA polymerase sigma factor, whose product MEQWLSFLQRKFQHLDRSSQEMTYQSYRDFIYRDIYFLLQNHELTEDVIQESFLKVIASSPTSKNAANMKAWLKKIARNTAYDYLRKHKKYQYLSNLESIEEKELFSSEAETAVADQVEEQIRDEMLHEALDQLNARYRNVLFRYYVEDKSHRELARELGISEQASAQLLVRARKKLRYYFCKRWVDREEKR is encoded by the coding sequence ATGGAACAGTGGTTGTCTTTTTTACAGCGTAAGTTCCAACACCTGGACCGCTCATCTCAAGAAATGACTTACCAATCCTACCGGGATTTCATCTACCGTGACATTTACTTCTTACTCCAAAATCATGAACTGACGGAAGATGTTATCCAAGAATCCTTCTTGAAAGTGATTGCCTCATCGCCTACATCGAAAAATGCGGCCAATATGAAGGCGTGGCTCAAAAAAATCGCGCGGAATACCGCCTATGATTATTTGAGGAAACACAAAAAATATCAATATTTATCCAACCTGGAGAGCATAGAGGAAAAGGAACTGTTCTCTTCCGAAGCCGAGACGGCCGTAGCCGATCAAGTGGAGGAACAAATTCGCGATGAAATGCTTCATGAAGCTCTTGACCAGCTTAATGCGAGATATCGCAATGTGCTGTTTCGCTACTATGTGGAAGATAAGTCACATCGAGAGCTGGCCCGGGAATTAGGGATCAGCGAGCAAGCTTCTGCGCAATTATTGGTTAGGGCGCGCAAAAAATTGCGTTACTACTTTTGCAAAAGATGGGTTGATCGCGAAGAAAAAAGATAA
- a CDS encoding M56 family metallopeptidase has product MQGFMIALLECSITMSVIALLYMAITPLLAKTFTAKGRYYGWLVIILGFIIPFRLHPHVSVIRLDALLPALKMSDGGSARQAVSAAAASSAIPWQAVAGGLWLAGVVVFLAYHAIRHRRFLQMVTRWSTEIRDRQALHMLHDVQAKLGIRQQVALQACPGISSPMLLGFVRPTILLPSDDILSDELPLIFKHELVHLKRRDLWYKALVLVAAALHWFNPVVYVMARDIALQCELSCDEEVVKNTDIAGRQQYVEAIIGMLKKQSVAPTIFSTNFYGSKQGLKNRVLSIWIPEAKNGGCPLLRSLLRRR; this is encoded by the coding sequence GTGCAGGGATTTATGATTGCATTGCTGGAATGTTCGATTACGATGTCCGTCATTGCCCTTCTATATATGGCGATTACCCCGCTGCTTGCGAAGACATTTACGGCAAAAGGACGTTATTATGGATGGCTGGTCATCATACTCGGATTCATTATTCCGTTCCGGCTTCATCCGCATGTCTCGGTGATTCGTCTCGATGCGCTGCTGCCTGCGCTGAAGATGTCGGACGGCGGCTCCGCCCGCCAAGCCGTGTCCGCAGCGGCGGCGTCATCAGCTATTCCGTGGCAGGCCGTCGCTGGCGGTCTGTGGCTTGCAGGAGTCGTTGTATTTCTGGCCTATCACGCCATTCGGCACCGGCGCTTTCTGCAAATGGTGACACGGTGGAGCACGGAGATTCGCGACCGGCAAGCGCTACATATGCTGCATGATGTTCAGGCGAAGCTGGGAATAAGACAGCAAGTCGCTTTGCAAGCTTGTCCCGGCATTTCCAGTCCGATGCTGCTCGGCTTTGTCCGGCCAACCATTTTGCTTCCATCCGACGACATCCTCTCAGACGAGCTTCCACTGATTTTTAAGCATGAGCTGGTACATTTGAAGCGAAGAGATTTGTGGTATAAAGCACTTGTGCTCGTAGCCGCCGCCCTCCACTGGTTCAATCCAGTCGTCTACGTCATGGCAAGAGACATCGCCCTCCAATGCGAGCTCTCCTGTGACGAAGAAGTGGTCAAAAACACGGATATCGCCGGCCGGCAACAATATGTCGAAGCCATTATCGGGATGCTAAAAAAACAGTCCGTAGCGCCAACCATATTTTCCACCAATTTTTATGGCAGCAAGCAAGGCTTGAAAAACAGGGTTCTCTCTATTTGGATACCAGAAGCAAAAAATGGGGGATGCCCATTGTTGCGCTCGTTATTGCGGCGACGCTAA
- a CDS encoding YggS family pyridoxal phosphate-dependent enzyme encodes MSDIIEDNLKAVRRRMELACLASGRQKDEVKLLLATKTVPLDKLQSAIRAGKTLFGENKAQELRGKYADMQQYKQVEWHFIGLLQTNKVKDVVKYVTMIHSVDRIKLGHALHNQLRKENKTMDILVQINTSYEESKFGARPEEALELVEQLSQFDTLNIKGLMTIGKLNATSAETRHCFRLLKRIQTQIIAKNIPGVGMDVLSMGMSGDFEVAIEEGATIVRVGTGIFGERYLPDSYYWNEKAGSHD; translated from the coding sequence GTGAGCGATATAATCGAAGACAACCTGAAGGCAGTGCGCCGTCGAATGGAATTGGCTTGTCTGGCCTCCGGGCGGCAGAAGGATGAGGTCAAGCTGCTGCTGGCTACCAAGACCGTGCCGCTTGACAAATTGCAGAGCGCGATCCGGGCGGGAAAGACGTTATTCGGGGAGAACAAAGCCCAGGAACTTCGCGGCAAATATGCGGATATGCAGCAGTACAAGCAGGTGGAATGGCATTTTATCGGACTTCTCCAGACGAATAAAGTGAAGGACGTCGTCAAATATGTCACGATGATCCACTCCGTCGATCGGATCAAATTGGGTCATGCTCTACATAATCAATTGCGGAAAGAGAATAAAACCATGGATATTCTCGTTCAAATTAATACCTCCTACGAGGAAAGCAAATTTGGCGCGCGGCCGGAAGAGGCGCTGGAACTGGTGGAACAGCTTTCCCAATTCGACACGCTGAATATAAAGGGGCTTATGACCATCGGCAAGCTGAATGCCACGAGCGCCGAGACCCGGCATTGCTTTCGGCTATTGAAGCGGATCCAGACCCAGATTATCGCCAAGAATATCCCGGGTGTGGGGATGGACGTGCTCTCTATGGGAATGTCCGGTGATTTCGAGGTCGCCATTGAAGAAGGAGCCACGATCGTTCGGGTAGGGACGGGAATATTCGGTGAGCGCTATTTGCCGGATAGTTATTATTGGAACGAAAAAGCAGGCTCGCATGATTAA
- a CDS encoding ABC transporter permease — MVKLILFECRKHFLKKSIIVALLLFSILSVVKIYSIYDADSLLSPTSDPEWKGLYWEMYKDFGGTITNEKIGKLMSIYRPLENQTADRTASKTNDNPNTFTGNVYRDYYFFRWCFVNPIEYAYNYKRLANDVVTAAKDNMEFYKAVGNEYEYRKNAAIAERFTGRMITNFSYTEMYQYYVHYDFSAFLVLLLCLYGIVNVFVSEKETEMDTLLLTAQSGGTRTVMAKIFATAIFVCSVCFWFWLLDFAAFSVIFGSWEGAFSPLYAIENFANAPLNISLGQYALLSGMVKTAGMLVLGFAFLLISSLFKNALLPYVISLFAGFGCIYMQEAYMGSGHVLFKIFNPFMLVVNRELFRNTEFVNLFGFPVLSFVPALLIAAAWGAICVAGIAIVVRKNALCRQGGRQRVIIDL, encoded by the coding sequence ATGGTAAAATTAATTCTTTTTGAATGCCGCAAGCATTTCCTCAAAAAGTCAATTATTGTAGCGCTGCTTCTCTTCTCTATACTGAGTGTGGTTAAAATATACAGCATCTATGATGCCGACTCGCTGCTGTCCCCAACGTCCGATCCGGAGTGGAAGGGCCTCTATTGGGAGATGTACAAGGACTTCGGAGGAACAATCACGAACGAAAAAATCGGGAAGCTGATGTCCATTTATCGGCCTCTTGAGAACCAAACTGCCGATCGCACCGCAAGCAAGACGAACGACAATCCCAATACGTTCACGGGAAATGTGTATCGGGATTACTATTTCTTCCGCTGGTGCTTCGTCAATCCGATCGAGTATGCCTACAACTACAAAAGGTTGGCCAATGACGTCGTAACCGCCGCCAAGGACAATATGGAATTTTATAAAGCGGTCGGTAATGAATACGAGTACCGCAAAAACGCGGCCATTGCGGAACGGTTTACAGGACGAATGATAACAAATTTTTCCTATACGGAAATGTACCAATACTATGTTCATTATGATTTTTCGGCGTTTTTAGTGCTTCTGCTGTGTCTGTACGGCATCGTGAACGTCTTTGTATCCGAAAAGGAAACGGAGATGGACACCCTGTTATTGACCGCCCAATCCGGCGGGACCAGAACGGTTATGGCCAAAATTTTTGCAACGGCCATCTTTGTATGCAGCGTTTGTTTCTGGTTTTGGCTGCTTGATTTTGCGGCATTTTCCGTTATTTTTGGCTCGTGGGAAGGTGCCTTCTCCCCTCTGTACGCCATTGAGAATTTCGCAAATGCGCCGCTGAACATAAGCCTGGGCCAATACGCACTGTTATCCGGCATGGTGAAAACAGCGGGAATGCTCGTGCTCGGATTCGCGTTTTTGCTGATCTCCAGCCTTTTTAAAAATGCGTTATTGCCTTACGTGATCAGCCTGTTCGCTGGCTTTGGCTGCATTTATATGCAGGAGGCATACATGGGCTCCGGGCATGTTCTGTTCAAAATATTTAATCCGTTCATGCTGGTGGTGAATCGGGAATTGTTCCGCAACACGGAGTTTGTCAATCTGTTCGGCTTTCCCGTGCTCAGCTTTGTTCCGGCCCTGTTGATTGCGGCAGCCTGGGGGGCGATATGTGTGGCAGGCATAGCGATTGTGGTCAGGAAGAACGCTCTCTGCAGACAAGGGGGAAGACAGCGTGTCATTATTGATCTATGA
- a CDS encoding PLP-dependent aminotransferase family protein, translating into MLTINRNDDRPIWQQLLDQAIHNITAGNWPPGQLLLPSRELAHLLGVSRSTIQIVYEELFSRGYTVTSRRGGTRVSEWKQAAGPEADTVTAGPALPELPFLDAAVDHLHHWLGDSGPCQVDINFSPHEPFLDERFHHIWRQSFLQAAAGIDASTWAYGDPCGYLPLREQIQRYLSLERGIHVGVNQILLTSGAQHSLDLIAQSLLREGDTVTVEDPGFPAAWMAMAYRGMNVVPAPVDEYGLQVDRVPPQSKLVFVTPSHQCAVGVIMSEPRRQQLLHLAASAPCWIVEDDYDSEFRYRGTPLPTLFSQLPRNTLYMMSFSKMIAPGIRLSAIVGSEEAISRLVRVHRLTYRHLPMMEQLTLAHFIARGHFMRHMRRVRNVYRRRHEAMTKAIMASGLGGRFKLSGVETGSHMLLEAGDTYDEQAATRSALEQGIRVYPLSSYCLASNRKGWVLGFPNVDEAAIQQGISRLAGILL; encoded by the coding sequence ATGTTGACGATTAATCGTAATGATGATCGGCCCATATGGCAGCAACTGCTTGATCAGGCGATCCACAATATAACGGCCGGCAATTGGCCGCCGGGACAATTGCTGCTTCCGTCGCGGGAACTCGCACATTTGCTTGGCGTCTCGCGTTCCACCATCCAGATCGTGTACGAGGAGCTGTTCAGCCGGGGTTACACCGTCACCTCCCGGCGAGGAGGAACCCGCGTAAGCGAGTGGAAGCAAGCTGCCGGCCCGGAAGCTGATACGGTAACGGCAGGGCCAGCGCTGCCTGAGCTTCCTTTTCTGGATGCGGCGGTTGATCATCTGCACCACTGGCTGGGAGACAGCGGTCCGTGCCAGGTGGATATCAATTTTAGCCCCCACGAGCCTTTTTTGGACGAGCGCTTTCATCACATATGGCGCCAGTCGTTCTTACAGGCGGCTGCCGGCATCGATGCAAGCACTTGGGCATACGGCGATCCGTGCGGCTACCTCCCCTTGCGGGAACAGATACAGCGCTACTTGTCGCTGGAACGGGGGATTCACGTGGGGGTGAATCAGATTCTGCTGACCTCGGGCGCCCAGCACAGCCTTGACCTTATAGCGCAATCGCTCTTGCGTGAAGGAGACACGGTCACGGTCGAGGATCCTGGCTTCCCCGCCGCCTGGATGGCGATGGCATACCGGGGAATGAATGTCGTTCCCGCTCCCGTTGACGAATACGGCTTGCAGGTGGACCGCGTCCCGCCGCAATCCAAGCTCGTCTTCGTGACGCCTTCGCACCAGTGCGCGGTTGGCGTCATTATGTCGGAGCCGCGCAGGCAGCAGCTGCTGCACCTGGCCGCTTCGGCTCCATGCTGGATTGTGGAGGATGATTACGACAGCGAATTCCGTTATCGCGGAACTCCGCTGCCGACGCTGTTCAGCCAGCTGCCCCGCAACACCTTGTATATGATGAGCTTTTCCAAAATGATTGCCCCTGGCATTCGGCTCTCCGCCATTGTCGGATCGGAAGAAGCGATCAGCCGTCTGGTCCGGGTTCATCGATTGACTTACCGGCATCTGCCGATGATGGAGCAACTGACGCTTGCTCATTTCATCGCCCGCGGCCATTTTATGCGCCATATGAGAAGAGTCCGCAATGTATACCGGCGCAGACACGAAGCGATGACCAAAGCGATAATGGCAAGCGGCCTGGGCGGCCGATTCAAGCTCTCCGGTGTCGAGACCGGCTCGCATATGCTGCTGGAAGCCGGGGACACATATGATGAGCAAGCCGCGACCAGAAGTGCACTGGAACAAGGCATACGCGTCTATCCCCTTAGCTCATATTGCTTGGCAAGCAACCGCAAAGGATGGGTGCTCGGCTTCCCGAACGTAGACGAAGCGGCCATTCAGCAGGGTATTAGCCGGCTTGCGGGCATACTGCTCTAG
- a CDS encoding ABC transporter ATP-binding protein, whose protein sequence is MKVTFKEISKQYKGKYALKDFTSELENGIYGLLGTNGAGKTTLINIFVGILKSDQGQVLINDVDVRSMGINFLSRIGYLPQYPQFYKNFEVMEFLRYMCVLKNIPKEEGEKRARELLDIVNLSSASTKKIGALSGGMRQRVGIAQAMLNNPDILILDEPTAGLDPQERIRFRNLITKFSENRIVLLATHIVSDIEFIANQVILLKDGQLLKQDTPAALAEGIEGKVWSVTATDATIDEKLSRLKISNMMRERDEIHLRVIADEQPDDHAVNVQANLEDVFLYYFGEGEQW, encoded by the coding sequence GTGAAAGTAACATTTAAAGAAATTTCAAAGCAGTATAAAGGCAAATATGCATTGAAAGATTTCACCTCAGAGCTGGAGAACGGCATTTACGGGCTCCTCGGAACGAACGGCGCGGGGAAAACGACGCTGATTAATATTTTTGTCGGCATTTTAAAAAGCGATCAAGGGCAGGTCTTGATCAATGATGTGGATGTCAGGAGCATGGGGATCAACTTTTTATCCCGGATCGGTTATTTGCCTCAGTACCCGCAATTCTACAAAAATTTTGAGGTGATGGAGTTTTTACGATATATGTGCGTGCTCAAAAACATCCCCAAGGAAGAAGGCGAAAAAAGGGCGAGAGAATTATTGGATATCGTAAATTTAAGCAGCGCCTCCACCAAAAAAATCGGGGCTCTATCCGGAGGAATGCGCCAGCGCGTCGGTATCGCGCAAGCCATGCTCAATAATCCCGATATCTTAATTTTGGATGAACCGACAGCTGGTCTTGATCCGCAAGAAAGAATCCGCTTCCGGAATCTGATTACCAAATTTTCCGAGAATCGAATTGTCTTGTTGGCCACGCATATCGTGTCCGATATTGAATTTATCGCCAATCAGGTCATTCTGCTCAAAGACGGGCAGCTTTTGAAGCAGGATACGCCAGCGGCGCTCGCGGAGGGAATCGAGGGGAAGGTATGGTCGGTTACGGCCACGGATGCGACGATCGATGAGAAGCTGTCACGGCTAAAGATCAGCAATATGATGCGGGAGCGTGATGAGATTCATTTGCGGGTCATTGCCGATGAACAACCGGATGACCATGCCGTGAATGTACAGGCCAATTTGGAGGATGTCTTTCTGTACTATTTCGGAGAGGGCGAACAATGGTAA
- a CDS encoding BlaI/MecI/CopY family transcriptional regulator encodes MRKMKKLPDAEFDIMRVVWANEPPITTAMIMDQLGNERQWKAPTVISLMMRLVERGFLKTEKEGKERTYYPLIRKEDYLALETQHFMKQYHENSFLSFVNTLYNGKRLTEKELDELLKWAKERRE; translated from the coding sequence ATGAGAAAGATGAAGAAGCTGCCTGATGCGGAATTTGACATTATGAGGGTAGTGTGGGCGAATGAACCGCCGATTACGACCGCCATGATTATGGATCAACTCGGGAATGAACGCCAATGGAAGGCTCCGACCGTCATTTCCCTGATGATGCGTTTGGTCGAACGGGGGTTTTTGAAGACGGAAAAGGAAGGGAAGGAACGCACGTATTATCCGCTCATACGCAAAGAAGATTATCTGGCCTTAGAAACGCAACATTTTATGAAGCAGTATCACGAAAACTCATTTTTAAGCTTCGTGAATACCTTGTACAACGGGAAGCGGCTTACGGAAAAAGAGTTGGATGAATTGTTGAAATGGGCCAAGGAACGGAGGGAGTAG
- a CDS encoding class A sortase codes for MATKKRTAARIIYNAVCAAVLLAGIVMLLHEPIQGWFVSRGTSSLGLDKVAAAGEEKRDNSHVRKQEATFHFEEVAELDFETILMANLHKDEIHVIGGISIPSIDMNLPIGEGVAPYTLALTAGTLKPGQVMGEGNYALAGHHMNRKDLLFSPLLQVKTGAAAYLTDMQYIYEYQIEEQKTIEATAVEVIEDEGTERMLTLITCDDSGKARVLTRGRFVGKTPIQEATKEMKEAFQLEMSNL; via the coding sequence ATGGCCACAAAGAAGAGAACCGCCGCAAGGATAATCTATAATGCCGTCTGTGCCGCCGTTCTCTTGGCCGGTATTGTCATGCTGCTTCACGAGCCTATCCAGGGCTGGTTCGTCTCCAGAGGGACGAGCTCATTAGGGCTTGACAAGGTGGCTGCGGCAGGCGAGGAGAAGCGGGACAACAGCCACGTCCGCAAGCAAGAAGCCACCTTTCATTTTGAAGAGGTGGCGGAACTGGATTTCGAGACCATCTTAATGGCGAATTTGCACAAAGATGAGATTCACGTGATCGGCGGGATCAGCATCCCGAGCATTGATATGAATTTGCCGATAGGAGAAGGCGTGGCCCCGTATACGTTAGCGCTCACGGCGGGAACGCTGAAGCCCGGCCAGGTTATGGGAGAAGGCAATTATGCGTTGGCCGGTCATCATATGAACCGCAAAGATCTGCTGTTCAGCCCGCTGCTGCAAGTCAAAACGGGCGCGGCAGCTTATTTAACCGATATGCAGTATATCTATGAATATCAGATTGAGGAGCAAAAAACGATCGAAGCAACCGCGGTCGAAGTCATTGAGGATGAGGGCACGGAACGAATGTTGACCTTGATCACCTGTGATGACAGCGGCAAGGCGCGGGTGTTGACGAGAGGCCGATTTGTCGGCAAGACGCCGATTCAAGAGGCGACGAAGGAAATGAAGGAAGCCTTTCAGCTGGAAATGAGTAACTTATAG
- a CDS encoding transcriptional regulator: MNMKRLSVILALFVLLTAGCLQFNSGSANPTKPVQPDDPASRTESKGGGGAAEPSVAADLNLENIEGGIKNIYYAHGNQVLISADQLYLYDLGARKIAASAPQPAFERENYWVIENGYAAVRETLASGDGGGIVMTNGANQYHCILYDASLQPISEFDLDSLLEGDEMILSFEAIAVSADGSHVAYATSAGLYLYDWKAEKKTTIIDLASDDAAPRSGIAALEQIGFTDQDKRLAFKAQSFDIPAVPGKPSFDTCGIVNTDGSGLSNQTFDNYTCKELTAYNKHLFFAEDFTTATGRMLMMDALSGKTKLITLNDKKESGNIAGSNSGRYFAAPVSAGAVWKIRIYNTDTGAVEAEQIISSEGKELYMANEPIIRLVDETRTCIVLLGSKQAEIDTKMVISQF, translated from the coding sequence ATGAACATGAAACGGTTGAGCGTCATATTGGCCTTATTCGTACTGCTAACCGCAGGATGCTTGCAATTCAATTCCGGCAGCGCAAATCCAACTAAGCCGGTTCAACCCGATGATCCGGCCTCCCGGACGGAAAGCAAGGGCGGGGGCGGCGCTGCGGAGCCGAGCGTTGCGGCAGACTTGAACTTGGAGAATATAGAAGGCGGCATCAAAAATATCTATTACGCGCACGGCAATCAGGTTCTCATTTCGGCTGATCAGCTCTATTTATATGATTTGGGCGCCCGGAAGATCGCAGCGTCAGCTCCGCAGCCGGCCTTCGAACGGGAAAATTATTGGGTTATTGAAAACGGATACGCGGCAGTCAGGGAAACATTGGCCAGCGGTGATGGCGGGGGCATCGTCATGACGAATGGCGCGAACCAGTATCATTGCATCTTGTACGATGCGAGCTTACAGCCGATCTCCGAGTTCGATCTCGATTCCTTGCTGGAAGGCGACGAAATGATTTTATCGTTTGAAGCGATTGCGGTGTCTGCCGATGGAAGTCACGTTGCCTATGCCACATCCGCCGGACTGTATCTCTATGATTGGAAAGCGGAAAAAAAGACAACGATTATCGATTTGGCATCGGATGACGCGGCGCCGCGTTCCGGCATAGCTGCTTTGGAGCAAATCGGATTTACCGATCAGGACAAGCGACTTGCGTTCAAGGCGCAAAGCTTTGATATCCCCGCCGTTCCGGGCAAGCCTTCCTTCGACACCTGCGGAATCGTCAATACGGATGGTTCCGGACTGTCGAATCAGACATTTGACAATTACACCTGCAAGGAACTAACGGCTTACAATAAGCATCTGTTTTTTGCCGAAGATTTTACGACGGCTACCGGAAGAATGTTGATGATGGATGCGCTGAGCGGGAAGACGAAGCTGATAACGCTGAACGACAAAAAGGAAAGCGGAAACATCGCGGGCTCTAACTCGGGACGCTATTTCGCGGCGCCGGTGTCGGCTGGAGCGGTCTGGAAAATTCGGATTTACAACACGGACACAGGCGCTGTAGAGGCCGAGCAGATCATCTCCAGTGAAGGCAAGGAGCTGTATATGGCTAATGAGCCGATCATCAGGCTGGTGGACGAGACCAGGACTTGCATTGTGTTGCTGGGCTCGAAGCAGGCCGAGATTGATACGAAAATGGTGATCAGTCAGTTTTAA